A genomic segment from Leopardus geoffroyi isolate Oge1 chromosome A2, O.geoffroyi_Oge1_pat1.0, whole genome shotgun sequence encodes:
- the REPIN1 gene encoding replication initiator 1 isoform X1 has protein sequence MDARRASAHPAGEFSLTSGGYQSVGRSRRYSRRSIPRNIPRRSWKKPHLQLYGLQEEEPMLERRCRGPLAMGPAQPRLSGPSQKLPPTLEKEPRGLRLQGTSVAQSGSQAPGRAHRCAHCRRHFPGWVALWLHARHCQARLPLPCPECGRRFRHAPFLALHCQVHAAATPDLGFACHLCRQSFRGWVALVLHLRAHSAAKRPIACPECERRFWRQKQLRAHARRCHPPAPEARPFICGNCGRSFAQWDQLVAHKRVHVAEALEEAAAKALGPRPRGRPAVTAPRPGGDAVDRPFQCACCGKRFRHKPNLIAHRRVHTGERPHQCPECGKRFTNKPYLTSHRRIHTGEKPYPCTECGRRFRHKPNLLSHSKIHKRSEGSAPGVPGAGSPQLPAGPQEASSEPPAEAPLKPALEPAPEAPGAPPRAPAAAPPSLFGCEDCGRSFRLERFLRAHQRQHTGERPFTCAECGKNFGKKTHLVAHSRVHSGERPFACEECGRRFSQGSHLAAHRRDHAPERPFVCPDCGKAFRHKPYLAAHRRIHTGEKPYVCPDCGKAFSQKSNLVSHRRIHTGERPYACPDCDRSFSQKSNLITHRKSHIRDGAFCCAICGQTFDDEEKLLAHQKKHDV, from the exons TTTTCTCTGACATCTGGGGGCTACCAGAGTGTGGGCCGAAGCAGGCGCTACAGCCGCAGAAGTATCCCCAGGAACATCCCCCGGAGGAGCTGGAAAAAGCCTCATCTCCAGCTCTACGGTCTGCAGG AGGAAGAACCCATGCTGGAACGTCGCTGCAGGGGCCCCCTGGCCatgggcccagcccagcccaggctctCTGGGCCCTCCCAGAAGTTGCCCCCGACCCTGGAGAAGGAGCCCCGCGGGCTGAGGTTACAAGGCACTTCCGTGGCCCAGTCGGGCAGCCAAGCCCCGGGCAGGGCCCATCGCTGTGCCCACTGTCGAAGGCACTTCCCCGGCTGGGTGGCCCTGTGGCTTCACGCCCGACACTGCCAGGCccgcctgcccctgccctgtcctgAATGCGGCCGGCGCTTCCGGCACGCCCCCTTCTTGGCGCTGCACTGCCAGGTCCATGCCGCCGCCACCCCAGATCTGGGCTTCGCCTGCCACCTCTGCAGGCAGAGCTTCCGAGGTTGGGTGGCCCTGGTTCTGCATCTGCGAGCCCACTCGGCCGCAAAGCGGCCCATCGCCTGTCCTGAATGTGAGAGACGCTTCTGGCGACAAAAGCAGCTTCGAGCTCACGCGCGGAGGTGCCACCCCCCAGCCCCGGAGGCCCGGCCCTTCATATGTGGCAACTGTGGCCGCAGCTTTGCCCAGTGGGACCAGCTGGTTGCTCACAAGCGGGTTCACGTAGCCGaggccctggaggaggcagcagcCAAGGCTCTGGGGCCCCGGCCTAGGGGCCGCCCGGCCGTGACCGCCCCCCGGCCCGGTGGAGACGCGGTCGACCGCCCCTTCCAGTGTGCCTGCTGCGGCAAGCGCTTTCGGCACAAGCCCAACTTGATCGCCCACCGCCGCGTGCACACGGGCGAGCGGCCCCACCAGTGCCCCGAATGCGGGAAGCGCTTCACCAATAAGCCCTACCTGACCTCACACCGGCGCATCCACACTGGCGAGAAGCCCTACCCGTGCACGGAGTGCGGGCGCCGCTTCCGCCACAAACCCAACCTGCTGTCTCACAGCAAGATCCACAAGCGGTCCGAAGGGTCGGCGCCGGGCGTCCCTGGCGCGGGGAGCCCCCAGCTTCCGGCCGGCCCGCAGGAGGCCTCGTCGGAGCCCCCCGCCGAGGCCCCGCTGAAACCCGCCCTGGAGCCTGCGCCCGAGGCCCCGGGAGCGCCCCCGCGGGCCCCGGCGGCCGCGCCCCCCTCGCTCTTCGGCTGCGAGGACTGTGGCCGCAGCTTCCGGCTGGAGCGCTTCCTGCGGGCCCACCAGCGGCAGCACACCGGGGAGCGGCCCTTCACCTGCGCCGAGTGCGGGAAGAACTTCGGCAAGAAGACGCACCTGGTGGCGCACTCCCGGGTGCACTCGGGCGAGCGGCCCTTCGCCTGCGAGGAGTGCGGGCGCCGCTTCTCCCAGGGCAGCCACCTGGCCGCCCACCGGCGCGACCATGCCCCCGAGCGGCCCTTCGTCTGCCCGGACTGCGGCAAGGCTTTCCGCCACAAGCCCTACCTGGCGGCCCACCGGCGCATCCACACCGGCGAGAAGCCCTACGTCTGCCCGGACTGCGGCAAAGCCTTCAGCCAGAAGTCCAACCTGGTGTCCCATCGGCGCATCCACACGGGCGAGCGCCCCTACGCCTGCCCCGACTGCGACCGGAGCTTCAGCCAGAAGTCCAATCTCATCACCCACCGCAAGAGCCACATCCGGGACGGCGCCTTCTGCTGCGCCATCTGCGGCCAGACCTTTGACGACGAGGAGAAGCTCCTGGCCCATCAGAAGAAGCATGATGTCTGA
- the REPIN1 gene encoding replication initiator 1 isoform X4: MLERRCRGPLAMGPAQPRLSGPSQKLPPTLEKEPRGLRLQGTSVAQSGSQAPGRAHRCAHCRRHFPGWVALWLHARHCQARLPLPCPECGRRFRHAPFLALHCQVHAAATPDLGFACHLCRQSFRGWVALVLHLRAHSAAKRPIACPECERRFWRQKQLRAHARRCHPPAPEARPFICGNCGRSFAQWDQLVAHKRVHVAEALEEAAAKALGPRPRGRPAVTAPRPGGDAVDRPFQCACCGKRFRHKPNLIAHRRVHTGERPHQCPECGKRFTNKPYLTSHRRIHTGEKPYPCTECGRRFRHKPNLLSHSKIHKRSEGSAPGVPGAGSPQLPAGPQEASSEPPAEAPLKPALEPAPEAPGAPPRAPAAAPPSLFGCEDCGRSFRLERFLRAHQRQHTGERPFTCAECGKNFGKKTHLVAHSRVHSGERPFACEECGRRFSQGSHLAAHRRDHAPERPFVCPDCGKAFRHKPYLAAHRRIHTGEKPYVCPDCGKAFSQKSNLVSHRRIHTGERPYACPDCDRSFSQKSNLITHRKSHIRDGAFCCAICGQTFDDEEKLLAHQKKHDV; encoded by the coding sequence ATGCTGGAACGTCGCTGCAGGGGCCCCCTGGCCatgggcccagcccagcccaggctctCTGGGCCCTCCCAGAAGTTGCCCCCGACCCTGGAGAAGGAGCCCCGCGGGCTGAGGTTACAAGGCACTTCCGTGGCCCAGTCGGGCAGCCAAGCCCCGGGCAGGGCCCATCGCTGTGCCCACTGTCGAAGGCACTTCCCCGGCTGGGTGGCCCTGTGGCTTCACGCCCGACACTGCCAGGCccgcctgcccctgccctgtcctgAATGCGGCCGGCGCTTCCGGCACGCCCCCTTCTTGGCGCTGCACTGCCAGGTCCATGCCGCCGCCACCCCAGATCTGGGCTTCGCCTGCCACCTCTGCAGGCAGAGCTTCCGAGGTTGGGTGGCCCTGGTTCTGCATCTGCGAGCCCACTCGGCCGCAAAGCGGCCCATCGCCTGTCCTGAATGTGAGAGACGCTTCTGGCGACAAAAGCAGCTTCGAGCTCACGCGCGGAGGTGCCACCCCCCAGCCCCGGAGGCCCGGCCCTTCATATGTGGCAACTGTGGCCGCAGCTTTGCCCAGTGGGACCAGCTGGTTGCTCACAAGCGGGTTCACGTAGCCGaggccctggaggaggcagcagcCAAGGCTCTGGGGCCCCGGCCTAGGGGCCGCCCGGCCGTGACCGCCCCCCGGCCCGGTGGAGACGCGGTCGACCGCCCCTTCCAGTGTGCCTGCTGCGGCAAGCGCTTTCGGCACAAGCCCAACTTGATCGCCCACCGCCGCGTGCACACGGGCGAGCGGCCCCACCAGTGCCCCGAATGCGGGAAGCGCTTCACCAATAAGCCCTACCTGACCTCACACCGGCGCATCCACACTGGCGAGAAGCCCTACCCGTGCACGGAGTGCGGGCGCCGCTTCCGCCACAAACCCAACCTGCTGTCTCACAGCAAGATCCACAAGCGGTCCGAAGGGTCGGCGCCGGGCGTCCCTGGCGCGGGGAGCCCCCAGCTTCCGGCCGGCCCGCAGGAGGCCTCGTCGGAGCCCCCCGCCGAGGCCCCGCTGAAACCCGCCCTGGAGCCTGCGCCCGAGGCCCCGGGAGCGCCCCCGCGGGCCCCGGCGGCCGCGCCCCCCTCGCTCTTCGGCTGCGAGGACTGTGGCCGCAGCTTCCGGCTGGAGCGCTTCCTGCGGGCCCACCAGCGGCAGCACACCGGGGAGCGGCCCTTCACCTGCGCCGAGTGCGGGAAGAACTTCGGCAAGAAGACGCACCTGGTGGCGCACTCCCGGGTGCACTCGGGCGAGCGGCCCTTCGCCTGCGAGGAGTGCGGGCGCCGCTTCTCCCAGGGCAGCCACCTGGCCGCCCACCGGCGCGACCATGCCCCCGAGCGGCCCTTCGTCTGCCCGGACTGCGGCAAGGCTTTCCGCCACAAGCCCTACCTGGCGGCCCACCGGCGCATCCACACCGGCGAGAAGCCCTACGTCTGCCCGGACTGCGGCAAAGCCTTCAGCCAGAAGTCCAACCTGGTGTCCCATCGGCGCATCCACACGGGCGAGCGCCCCTACGCCTGCCCCGACTGCGACCGGAGCTTCAGCCAGAAGTCCAATCTCATCACCCACCGCAAGAGCCACATCCGGGACGGCGCCTTCTGCTGCGCCATCTGCGGCCAGACCTTTGACGACGAGGAGAAGCTCCTGGCCCATCAGAAGAAGCATGATGTCTGA
- the REPIN1 gene encoding replication initiator 1 isoform X3 — protein MGVGVSLLLQFSLTSGGYQSVGRSRRYSRRSIPRNIPRRSWKKPHLQLYGLQEEEPMLERRCRGPLAMGPAQPRLSGPSQKLPPTLEKEPRGLRLQGTSVAQSGSQAPGRAHRCAHCRRHFPGWVALWLHARHCQARLPLPCPECGRRFRHAPFLALHCQVHAAATPDLGFACHLCRQSFRGWVALVLHLRAHSAAKRPIACPECERRFWRQKQLRAHARRCHPPAPEARPFICGNCGRSFAQWDQLVAHKRVHVAEALEEAAAKALGPRPRGRPAVTAPRPGGDAVDRPFQCACCGKRFRHKPNLIAHRRVHTGERPHQCPECGKRFTNKPYLTSHRRIHTGEKPYPCTECGRRFRHKPNLLSHSKIHKRSEGSAPGVPGAGSPQLPAGPQEASSEPPAEAPLKPALEPAPEAPGAPPRAPAAAPPSLFGCEDCGRSFRLERFLRAHQRQHTGERPFTCAECGKNFGKKTHLVAHSRVHSGERPFACEECGRRFSQGSHLAAHRRDHAPERPFVCPDCGKAFRHKPYLAAHRRIHTGEKPYVCPDCGKAFSQKSNLVSHRRIHTGERPYACPDCDRSFSQKSNLITHRKSHIRDGAFCCAICGQTFDDEEKLLAHQKKHDV, from the exons ATGGGGGTAGGGGTGTCTTTACTGCTGCAGTTTTCTCTGACATCTGGGGGCTACCAGAGTGTGGGCCGAAGCAGGCGCTACAGCCGCAGAAGTATCCCCAGGAACATCCCCCGGAGGAGCTGGAAAAAGCCTCATCTCCAGCTCTACGGTCTGCAGG AGGAAGAACCCATGCTGGAACGTCGCTGCAGGGGCCCCCTGGCCatgggcccagcccagcccaggctctCTGGGCCCTCCCAGAAGTTGCCCCCGACCCTGGAGAAGGAGCCCCGCGGGCTGAGGTTACAAGGCACTTCCGTGGCCCAGTCGGGCAGCCAAGCCCCGGGCAGGGCCCATCGCTGTGCCCACTGTCGAAGGCACTTCCCCGGCTGGGTGGCCCTGTGGCTTCACGCCCGACACTGCCAGGCccgcctgcccctgccctgtcctgAATGCGGCCGGCGCTTCCGGCACGCCCCCTTCTTGGCGCTGCACTGCCAGGTCCATGCCGCCGCCACCCCAGATCTGGGCTTCGCCTGCCACCTCTGCAGGCAGAGCTTCCGAGGTTGGGTGGCCCTGGTTCTGCATCTGCGAGCCCACTCGGCCGCAAAGCGGCCCATCGCCTGTCCTGAATGTGAGAGACGCTTCTGGCGACAAAAGCAGCTTCGAGCTCACGCGCGGAGGTGCCACCCCCCAGCCCCGGAGGCCCGGCCCTTCATATGTGGCAACTGTGGCCGCAGCTTTGCCCAGTGGGACCAGCTGGTTGCTCACAAGCGGGTTCACGTAGCCGaggccctggaggaggcagcagcCAAGGCTCTGGGGCCCCGGCCTAGGGGCCGCCCGGCCGTGACCGCCCCCCGGCCCGGTGGAGACGCGGTCGACCGCCCCTTCCAGTGTGCCTGCTGCGGCAAGCGCTTTCGGCACAAGCCCAACTTGATCGCCCACCGCCGCGTGCACACGGGCGAGCGGCCCCACCAGTGCCCCGAATGCGGGAAGCGCTTCACCAATAAGCCCTACCTGACCTCACACCGGCGCATCCACACTGGCGAGAAGCCCTACCCGTGCACGGAGTGCGGGCGCCGCTTCCGCCACAAACCCAACCTGCTGTCTCACAGCAAGATCCACAAGCGGTCCGAAGGGTCGGCGCCGGGCGTCCCTGGCGCGGGGAGCCCCCAGCTTCCGGCCGGCCCGCAGGAGGCCTCGTCGGAGCCCCCCGCCGAGGCCCCGCTGAAACCCGCCCTGGAGCCTGCGCCCGAGGCCCCGGGAGCGCCCCCGCGGGCCCCGGCGGCCGCGCCCCCCTCGCTCTTCGGCTGCGAGGACTGTGGCCGCAGCTTCCGGCTGGAGCGCTTCCTGCGGGCCCACCAGCGGCAGCACACCGGGGAGCGGCCCTTCACCTGCGCCGAGTGCGGGAAGAACTTCGGCAAGAAGACGCACCTGGTGGCGCACTCCCGGGTGCACTCGGGCGAGCGGCCCTTCGCCTGCGAGGAGTGCGGGCGCCGCTTCTCCCAGGGCAGCCACCTGGCCGCCCACCGGCGCGACCATGCCCCCGAGCGGCCCTTCGTCTGCCCGGACTGCGGCAAGGCTTTCCGCCACAAGCCCTACCTGGCGGCCCACCGGCGCATCCACACCGGCGAGAAGCCCTACGTCTGCCCGGACTGCGGCAAAGCCTTCAGCCAGAAGTCCAACCTGGTGTCCCATCGGCGCATCCACACGGGCGAGCGCCCCTACGCCTGCCCCGACTGCGACCGGAGCTTCAGCCAGAAGTCCAATCTCATCACCCACCGCAAGAGCCACATCCGGGACGGCGCCTTCTGCTGCGCCATCTGCGGCCAGACCTTTGACGACGAGGAGAAGCTCCTGGCCCATCAGAAGAAGCATGATGTCTGA
- the REPIN1 gene encoding replication initiator 1 isoform X2 yields the protein MGVGVSLLLQFSLTSGGYQSVGRSRRYSRRSIPRNIPRRSWKKPHLQLYGLQAEEEPMLERRCRGPLAMGPAQPRLSGPSQKLPPTLEKEPRGLRLQGTSVAQSGSQAPGRAHRCAHCRRHFPGWVALWLHARHCQARLPLPCPECGRRFRHAPFLALHCQVHAAATPDLGFACHLCRQSFRGWVALVLHLRAHSAAKRPIACPECERRFWRQKQLRAHARRCHPPAPEARPFICGNCGRSFAQWDQLVAHKRVHVAEALEEAAAKALGPRPRGRPAVTAPRPGGDAVDRPFQCACCGKRFRHKPNLIAHRRVHTGERPHQCPECGKRFTNKPYLTSHRRIHTGEKPYPCTECGRRFRHKPNLLSHSKIHKRSEGSAPGVPGAGSPQLPAGPQEASSEPPAEAPLKPALEPAPEAPGAPPRAPAAAPPSLFGCEDCGRSFRLERFLRAHQRQHTGERPFTCAECGKNFGKKTHLVAHSRVHSGERPFACEECGRRFSQGSHLAAHRRDHAPERPFVCPDCGKAFRHKPYLAAHRRIHTGEKPYVCPDCGKAFSQKSNLVSHRRIHTGERPYACPDCDRSFSQKSNLITHRKSHIRDGAFCCAICGQTFDDEEKLLAHQKKHDV from the exons ATGGGGGTAGGGGTGTCTTTACTGCTGCAGTTTTCTCTGACATCTGGGGGCTACCAGAGTGTGGGCCGAAGCAGGCGCTACAGCCGCAGAAGTATCCCCAGGAACATCCCCCGGAGGAGCTGGAAAAAGCCTCATCTCCAGCTCTACGGTCTGCAGG CAGAGGAAGAACCCATGCTGGAACGTCGCTGCAGGGGCCCCCTGGCCatgggcccagcccagcccaggctctCTGGGCCCTCCCAGAAGTTGCCCCCGACCCTGGAGAAGGAGCCCCGCGGGCTGAGGTTACAAGGCACTTCCGTGGCCCAGTCGGGCAGCCAAGCCCCGGGCAGGGCCCATCGCTGTGCCCACTGTCGAAGGCACTTCCCCGGCTGGGTGGCCCTGTGGCTTCACGCCCGACACTGCCAGGCccgcctgcccctgccctgtcctgAATGCGGCCGGCGCTTCCGGCACGCCCCCTTCTTGGCGCTGCACTGCCAGGTCCATGCCGCCGCCACCCCAGATCTGGGCTTCGCCTGCCACCTCTGCAGGCAGAGCTTCCGAGGTTGGGTGGCCCTGGTTCTGCATCTGCGAGCCCACTCGGCCGCAAAGCGGCCCATCGCCTGTCCTGAATGTGAGAGACGCTTCTGGCGACAAAAGCAGCTTCGAGCTCACGCGCGGAGGTGCCACCCCCCAGCCCCGGAGGCCCGGCCCTTCATATGTGGCAACTGTGGCCGCAGCTTTGCCCAGTGGGACCAGCTGGTTGCTCACAAGCGGGTTCACGTAGCCGaggccctggaggaggcagcagcCAAGGCTCTGGGGCCCCGGCCTAGGGGCCGCCCGGCCGTGACCGCCCCCCGGCCCGGTGGAGACGCGGTCGACCGCCCCTTCCAGTGTGCCTGCTGCGGCAAGCGCTTTCGGCACAAGCCCAACTTGATCGCCCACCGCCGCGTGCACACGGGCGAGCGGCCCCACCAGTGCCCCGAATGCGGGAAGCGCTTCACCAATAAGCCCTACCTGACCTCACACCGGCGCATCCACACTGGCGAGAAGCCCTACCCGTGCACGGAGTGCGGGCGCCGCTTCCGCCACAAACCCAACCTGCTGTCTCACAGCAAGATCCACAAGCGGTCCGAAGGGTCGGCGCCGGGCGTCCCTGGCGCGGGGAGCCCCCAGCTTCCGGCCGGCCCGCAGGAGGCCTCGTCGGAGCCCCCCGCCGAGGCCCCGCTGAAACCCGCCCTGGAGCCTGCGCCCGAGGCCCCGGGAGCGCCCCCGCGGGCCCCGGCGGCCGCGCCCCCCTCGCTCTTCGGCTGCGAGGACTGTGGCCGCAGCTTCCGGCTGGAGCGCTTCCTGCGGGCCCACCAGCGGCAGCACACCGGGGAGCGGCCCTTCACCTGCGCCGAGTGCGGGAAGAACTTCGGCAAGAAGACGCACCTGGTGGCGCACTCCCGGGTGCACTCGGGCGAGCGGCCCTTCGCCTGCGAGGAGTGCGGGCGCCGCTTCTCCCAGGGCAGCCACCTGGCCGCCCACCGGCGCGACCATGCCCCCGAGCGGCCCTTCGTCTGCCCGGACTGCGGCAAGGCTTTCCGCCACAAGCCCTACCTGGCGGCCCACCGGCGCATCCACACCGGCGAGAAGCCCTACGTCTGCCCGGACTGCGGCAAAGCCTTCAGCCAGAAGTCCAACCTGGTGTCCCATCGGCGCATCCACACGGGCGAGCGCCCCTACGCCTGCCCCGACTGCGACCGGAGCTTCAGCCAGAAGTCCAATCTCATCACCCACCGCAAGAGCCACATCCGGGACGGCGCCTTCTGCTGCGCCATCTGCGGCCAGACCTTTGACGACGAGGAGAAGCTCCTGGCCCATCAGAAGAAGCATGATGTCTGA